In the Paenibacillus pabuli genome, one interval contains:
- a CDS encoding ABC transporter permease, producing the protein MQVKLAVEAIPLSKKRKSWIRTIQKYKVMYALLLPALIYFAVFKYIPMAGILIAFKNYNLALGVWDSPWVGFKNFTDFMNGVYFWDIMKNTIVISLYKLLFGFSAPILLALLLNEVHTQWFKKIVQTITYLPHFLSWVIVYGLMVALLAPGDGLFNMILKESGFQPISFLTEPAWGRLLVIASEIWKDIGWGAILYLAALAGIDPSLYEAARMDGASKWRQLWHITLPGIRGVIILMLILKLSHILDAGFDQIFMFANTFNQEKIDIIDTWVYREGLERLKIGLATAVGLFKAVIGFVLVLAANKLAKKFDGQIW; encoded by the coding sequence ATGCAAGTGAAATTGGCAGTGGAAGCCATTCCCCTCTCCAAAAAGCGGAAGTCATGGATAAGGACGATCCAAAAATATAAAGTGATGTATGCTCTTTTATTACCGGCCTTAATTTACTTTGCCGTATTCAAATACATTCCTATGGCGGGAATATTGATTGCTTTTAAAAACTACAACCTGGCTTTGGGAGTATGGGATAGTCCGTGGGTGGGATTTAAGAATTTTACGGATTTTATGAACGGCGTTTATTTCTGGGACATCATGAAAAATACGATTGTTATATCGCTCTATAAGCTATTGTTCGGATTCTCCGCTCCCATCTTACTTGCTTTACTGCTCAATGAAGTTCATACCCAATGGTTTAAGAAAATCGTACAAACCATTACTTATTTACCCCACTTTCTGTCTTGGGTCATTGTATATGGATTGATGGTAGCCTTGTTAGCCCCAGGCGATGGCCTTTTTAATATGATTTTGAAGGAAAGTGGTTTTCAGCCCATCTCATTTTTAACGGAGCCTGCTTGGGGAAGACTGCTGGTCATCGCATCTGAAATATGGAAGGATATTGGATGGGGAGCGATACTGTACCTCGCCGCATTAGCAGGTATTGATCCAAGCTTATATGAAGCGGCTCGAATGGATGGCGCTTCCAAATGGAGACAGCTCTGGCATATCACGTTACCAGGCATTCGAGGAGTCATTATTCTGATGCTGATCCTTAAATTAAGCCATATTCTGGATGCTGGCTTTGACCAAATATTCATGTTTGCCAACACCTTTAACCAGGAGAAGATCGACATTATCGACACATGGGTATACCGTGAAGGGTTGGAGCGTCTCAAGATTGGCTTGGCTACTGCTGTAGGATTGTTTAAAGCTGTGATTGGATTTGTTTTAGTTCTGGCAGCGAATAAGCTCGCCAAAAAATTCGATGGGCAAATTTGGTGA
- a CDS encoding carbohydrate ABC transporter permease, translating to MIHLTIGEKVWQSVVYVILIFLSLLCLLPFLYVVAVSVTPESEVLRRGIVIIPESFTFLAYKEVFISHGIWQAYKITLFRTIIGTALNVFFTVIAAYPLSKKYLPGRSPFLLFIVFTMMFSGGLIPTYLLIRSLGLLNSPWVLIIPNLISAFNLVIIKGFFEQLPGEIEESARVDGASELQSLWRIILPLSLPVISTISLFYAVGHWNSYFDAIVYINDSNFMPLQVVLRNILLNVATQSAESLANSGAVSTFAVQMATVVVTTVPILIVYPFLQKHFTKGVLLGSVKG from the coding sequence ATGATCCATTTGACAATCGGGGAAAAAGTCTGGCAATCCGTCGTATATGTGATTCTTATTTTTTTATCACTACTTTGTTTACTGCCCTTTCTGTATGTGGTTGCTGTCTCCGTGACGCCAGAATCGGAAGTGTTAAGAAGAGGGATTGTGATTATACCAGAATCCTTTACCTTTCTGGCCTATAAAGAAGTTTTCATTTCTCATGGGATCTGGCAGGCGTATAAAATTACGTTGTTTCGAACGATCATAGGCACTGCGTTAAATGTGTTTTTTACAGTCATCGCAGCATACCCGTTATCCAAGAAATATTTGCCGGGACGCAGTCCGTTTTTACTATTCATTGTGTTTACCATGATGTTTAGTGGGGGGTTAATTCCGACATATCTACTAATTCGCTCTCTGGGGTTGCTAAACAGTCCGTGGGTATTGATTATTCCGAATCTCATTAGTGCATTTAATCTGGTGATCATTAAAGGCTTTTTCGAGCAATTGCCTGGTGAAATCGAGGAATCAGCGAGGGTTGACGGTGCAAGTGAACTTCAATCGTTATGGCGGATCATTTTACCACTGTCTTTGCCCGTCATTTCCACCATTTCTTTATTTTACGCAGTGGGGCATTGGAACAGTTATTTTGATGCTATTGTTTATATCAATGATTCCAACTTCATGCCGCTTCAAGTCGTCTTGCGCAACATCCTGCTTAACGTCGCAACACAAAGCGCTGAGTCGCTCGCCAATTCTGGAGCTGTAAGTACGTTCGCTGTGCAGATGGCTACCGTTGTTGTGACTACGGTTCCGATTTTGATCGTTTACCCATTTTTACAAAAGCATTTTACCAAAGGTGTGCTCTTGGGATCCGTTAAAGGTTAA
- a CDS encoding extracellular solute-binding protein, translated as MQRKKISFAILSAILGLGTLLSGCGGNEEVTSTASSNSQGQSGQFATKMKISMFNQGTFNAAAPIPPRDEDIQRQMLEEEMNIDLDMMIPQAGQATTKLNTLIAGGDIPDLIFLKSRADLAQYYDQGVLADLTPYLDQFPELQKRFGKDSWEAMSYQGKTIGVPGYDNVNGISRSFFIRNDWLKKLNLEVPTTPDELFEVMKAFTEKDPDGNGKNDTYGFIGGMNKEGNLQTYGFDSLMWMFGVNPPSAIEVKDNEPVFLFIDPKMKEALAYINKMMAAKVVDPDWVTMNSPDLLDQKMFKGKVGFMIRDARRLEPDYQQKMKEISGEVPEWIVIPPMKGPYGDQIVERKSFQGNSWAISAKADEDKIIRILSLLNYLFTDEEAYPNFAYGIKGIHWDVVDGKIKNKTSELSKEMKEKYLWVDHYRMPRRGDDAEYFSFQNPKTAEAFKNNQQYVGPTLPGNLLTPDPNDTLDADRQRFINESLVKFMTGKEPLSNWDNFLQTLDTKFDMQKYKETAIKQFKEAGLIK; from the coding sequence ATGCAGCGTAAGAAGATTTCATTTGCTATTCTGTCGGCAATCTTAGGACTTGGAACGCTATTGTCAGGATGTGGGGGAAATGAAGAAGTTACATCGACAGCTTCGAGTAATTCGCAAGGGCAGTCTGGCCAGTTTGCAACCAAAATGAAAATCTCAATGTTTAACCAAGGTACGTTCAATGCTGCCGCTCCGATCCCTCCACGTGATGAGGATATTCAACGCCAAATGTTGGAAGAAGAGATGAACATCGACTTGGATATGATGATTCCTCAAGCTGGGCAAGCAACAACCAAACTGAATACACTCATTGCGGGCGGAGATATTCCAGATTTGATCTTCTTGAAGAGTCGTGCTGATCTCGCGCAATATTACGACCAAGGCGTTCTTGCGGATTTGACACCCTATCTGGATCAGTTTCCTGAACTACAAAAACGGTTTGGCAAAGACTCCTGGGAGGCGATGTCATACCAAGGGAAAACGATCGGCGTTCCAGGTTATGATAATGTAAACGGTATCAGCCGGAGCTTCTTCATCCGCAACGATTGGCTGAAAAAGTTGAATCTGGAAGTGCCAACGACACCGGATGAGCTGTTCGAAGTTATGAAAGCCTTTACAGAGAAAGACCCGGACGGTAATGGCAAAAACGATACGTACGGATTCATCGGCGGTATGAATAAAGAAGGCAATCTGCAAACCTACGGCTTTGATAGCTTGATGTGGATGTTTGGTGTCAATCCTCCCTCGGCCATTGAAGTAAAAGATAATGAACCAGTATTCCTGTTTATCGATCCCAAAATGAAAGAGGCACTTGCTTACATTAATAAAATGATGGCAGCCAAAGTGGTTGACCCAGACTGGGTGACGATGAATTCGCCTGATCTGTTGGACCAAAAGATGTTTAAAGGTAAAGTTGGCTTCATGATCAGAGATGCCCGCAGACTGGAGCCGGATTATCAGCAGAAAATGAAAGAAATTAGTGGAGAGGTGCCGGAATGGATTGTTATTCCTCCAATGAAAGGTCCTTACGGGGATCAGATTGTAGAGAGAAAGTCGTTCCAAGGTAATTCATGGGCCATATCCGCGAAAGCGGACGAGGACAAAATCATTCGCATCTTGTCTCTGCTAAATTATCTCTTTACGGATGAAGAAGCCTATCCGAATTTTGCATACGGAATCAAAGGAATTCATTGGGATGTCGTAGACGGCAAGATCAAAAATAAAACCTCCGAATTATCGAAGGAAATGAAAGAGAAGTACCTATGGGTCGATCATTATAGAATGCCGCGCCGTGGTGATGATGCGGAGTACTTCAGCTTCCAGAATCCGAAGACGGCGGAAGCTTTCAAGAACAATCAGCAATATGTCGGGCCAACGTTGCCCGGAAATTTATTGACCCCAGACCCTAACGATACATTGGATGCGGACCGCCAACGTTTCATTAATGAAAGCTTAGTTAAATTTATGACAGGCAAAGAGCCTCTTTCCAACTGGGACAATTTCCTCCAAACGTTGGATACCAAGTTTGACATGCAGAAATATAAGGAAACAGCAATCAAACAATTTAAAGAAGCCGGCCTTATCAAGTAA
- a CDS encoding sensor histidine kinase, with the protein MRRRISLPLKLFFIVFAFVLGCIILISQLSYRYVQKEIRTNDIYYTNQILDKVDQYFTVNFSSFQTILFSVETSVKANINHTEVIKEQLRELYELNSNYVSNIYLIKSDLSILGGSAPTRIFDEPLSEREPLYDAADKNRRTTFVSEPYKSKYSGWTVTMVRYLNGAPFPMAIAVDLDLNAIEETLFKINKQEQMNLALITASGKIIAGFSENMGPLNIQDHTFSIGETSAEEILDTSETNLQLHTKDGTPVSLLKKPTEKFNWTIVSVNDESRLKAALSRLETYYIELLAAGLLLSLFISFLVAKFIRKPLYTLKTKMKQVEQGILTTTITINRNDEFGDLSRAFDRMLQQIVELIRRAELHNELERKLEIQVLQSQINPHFLYNTLGSISNVIRVGQIEKVDVVIGSLISLLEYGIDDASEKVSLRQELRNVADYIEIQNIRYNRNFNLIENIEAGLLDFSVFRMLLQPLVENSIFHGYNGGGIEGPITIHAYREGDIVIIEVVDQGEGITADKIKHILRSEPSEEEVKRKRIGLNNIHGRIRLHYGDQYGLDIISIPKEITRIRALFPAELQKGDA; encoded by the coding sequence ATGCGAAGAAGAATCAGCTTGCCTTTAAAATTATTTTTTATCGTGTTTGCCTTTGTATTAGGCTGCATCATCTTGATAAGCCAATTGTCTTATCGCTATGTCCAAAAGGAAATAAGAACCAATGATATTTATTACACCAATCAAATATTAGACAAGGTAGACCAGTATTTCACCGTTAACTTTTCTTCCTTCCAAACGATCCTCTTCTCGGTTGAAACTTCGGTGAAAGCTAATATTAACCATACCGAAGTGATTAAAGAGCAATTAAGAGAGCTGTATGAACTCAACAGTAACTATGTTAGTAATATTTATTTGATCAAAAGTGATTTATCCATTCTAGGCGGAAGTGCACCTACACGAATATTCGATGAACCTTTATCGGAAAGGGAGCCTTTATATGATGCGGCTGACAAAAATAGAAGGACTACCTTTGTTAGTGAACCTTACAAATCAAAGTATTCCGGCTGGACCGTTACGATGGTTCGATATCTTAACGGTGCTCCGTTTCCTATGGCCATTGCGGTTGATTTGGATCTAAATGCCATTGAAGAAACCTTGTTCAAGATCAATAAACAGGAACAAATGAATTTGGCTCTGATCACCGCGTCAGGCAAGATCATAGCCGGCTTTTCTGAGAATATGGGACCACTGAATATTCAGGATCATACGTTTTCAATCGGAGAGACGTCAGCGGAAGAAATTTTGGATACGTCAGAAACCAACCTTCAACTGCATACCAAGGATGGTACACCGGTTTCCCTTTTGAAAAAACCGACGGAGAAATTCAACTGGACTATTGTCTCCGTTAATGATGAATCACGCTTGAAAGCAGCGTTGTCCAGATTGGAAACCTATTATATTGAGCTTCTGGCTGCAGGCCTTCTCTTAAGTTTGTTCATTTCTTTTTTGGTTGCCAAATTTATAAGGAAACCACTCTATACACTCAAAACAAAAATGAAGCAGGTAGAGCAAGGCATCCTCACAACGACAATAACCATTAACCGAAACGATGAGTTTGGAGATCTTTCACGCGCATTTGATCGTATGCTACAGCAAATTGTTGAACTGATTCGCCGAGCCGAGCTTCATAATGAACTTGAGCGGAAGCTGGAAATCCAGGTGTTACAGTCTCAAATAAACCCACATTTTCTGTATAACACGCTTGGTTCGATCAGCAATGTGATACGTGTCGGACAAATAGAGAAAGTAGATGTGGTGATCGGGTCGCTCATTTCATTATTGGAATACGGGATAGACGATGCTTCTGAGAAGGTTTCCCTACGCCAGGAATTACGCAATGTAGCGGACTATATCGAGATTCAGAACATTCGGTATAATCGAAACTTCAATTTGATTGAAAATATCGAAGCAGGGTTACTGGATTTTTCGGTTTTTCGAATGCTGCTGCAGCCTCTTGTGGAGAATAGTATCTTCCATGGTTATAACGGTGGGGGAATTGAGGGCCCTATTACAATTCATGCATATAGGGAGGGTGACATTGTCATCATCGAAGTCGTTGACCAAGGTGAGGGAATTACGGCCGATAAAATAAAACATATTTTACGCTCAGAACCGAGTGAAGAGGAAGTGAAAAGGAAACGAATCGGGCTGAATAATATTCATGGTCGAATAAGACTCCACTACGGAGATCAATACGGACTGGATATTATTAGCATACCTAAGGAAATAACCCGTATACGTGCTTTATTCCCGGCAGAATTGCAAAAAGGAGATGCATAA
- a CDS encoding response regulator, whose translation MGKDYTCFIVDDEDLIIQRLELFFSELSHRDRRFVLVGKANNGLNGIEEIIKLKPDIVISDIVMPRMDGISMIEQLKAELPHTQYILLTAYSSFEYAQRAIHANVLEYIVKVPLREADLNRALDKAAGILNEFEKKEAEFHSLNVSVLENKYRVRKQFFNELIRGEIPSHRASDFANRMQFHFFQTNYCCFIVEMNTYESFRNEYAAADQNILKYAITNIIEETVTNGGSGVAADLSDNRFIGFLSWENNRSDMETEYACLSLGGQIISHLHQYLNQRVSVAFGSPHRGWESIKQAYTEAKNVSDDFYYHTEKVVKTPMHRFQYHNDKKADFEQKLADFLVRMKRKISKEELDNALAELLQFVSDHKIHKSIMAPMIRDLYRDITLKFKSGNKMTTEVPEFPMEFMAFQEQLAYIGDFTFEYVHAGQRLHRAEIMSAMHFIEKNLKQRLTLEAIAEEVNLAPSYFSSLFKKTMNEGVISYINRKKIQLALELLNVKDYSLLELCEEVGIVNEGYFCKLFKEYTGDTPKQYRIKMTR comes from the coding sequence ATGGGGAAAGATTATACCTGCTTCATTGTTGACGATGAAGACCTGATCATTCAACGATTGGAATTGTTTTTTAGTGAGCTCTCCCATAGAGATAGACGATTTGTTCTGGTGGGAAAAGCAAATAATGGGCTGAATGGGATCGAGGAGATCATAAAACTGAAGCCGGATATCGTCATATCCGATATTGTAATGCCGCGAATGGATGGCATCTCCATGATTGAACAGCTCAAGGCGGAGCTCCCCCATACCCAATACATACTTCTAACCGCCTATTCATCCTTCGAATACGCTCAGCGAGCTATTCATGCGAACGTATTGGAGTACATTGTAAAGGTTCCGCTAAGGGAAGCCGATTTGAATCGAGCGTTGGATAAGGCAGCCGGAATTTTAAATGAGTTTGAGAAAAAAGAAGCGGAATTTCACTCGTTAAACGTATCTGTACTTGAAAATAAATATAGAGTCCGCAAACAATTTTTTAACGAACTGATCCGAGGTGAAATTCCTTCTCATCGGGCATCGGATTTTGCCAATCGCATGCAGTTTCATTTTTTTCAAACCAACTATTGCTGCTTTATCGTAGAGATGAATACGTATGAAAGTTTCCGCAACGAATACGCTGCCGCAGATCAAAACATCTTGAAATATGCGATAACGAATATCATCGAAGAAACGGTGACGAATGGTGGCAGTGGCGTAGCTGCCGATCTGTCCGATAATCGTTTTATTGGCTTTTTATCATGGGAAAATAACCGCAGTGATATGGAAACGGAATATGCTTGCCTATCCTTGGGAGGCCAGATCATCTCTCATTTGCATCAATATTTGAATCAAAGGGTATCCGTCGCTTTTGGTAGTCCACACCGAGGCTGGGAATCGATCAAACAAGCGTATACAGAAGCTAAAAATGTGAGTGATGATTTCTATTATCATACCGAAAAAGTAGTGAAAACTCCGATGCATCGGTTCCAGTACCATAATGACAAAAAAGCAGACTTTGAGCAGAAGCTGGCTGATTTTCTTGTACGGATGAAACGTAAGATTTCCAAGGAAGAGCTCGACAATGCACTTGCCGAGCTGCTGCAATTTGTTTCGGACCATAAAATCCACAAGTCGATCATGGCGCCAATGATTAGAGACCTGTACAGAGATATTACTTTAAAGTTTAAATCGGGGAACAAGATGACCACGGAAGTTCCAGAATTCCCTATGGAATTTATGGCATTTCAAGAGCAGCTCGCCTATATTGGCGACTTCACATTCGAATACGTGCATGCAGGCCAACGATTACATCGTGCAGAAATCATGAGTGCTATGCATTTTATAGAGAAAAACCTGAAACAGCGTCTAACGTTAGAGGCCATCGCGGAGGAAGTGAATTTAGCGCCATCGTATTTTAGCAGCTTATTCAAAAAAACAATGAACGAAGGCGTGATTAGCTACATCAACCGTAAAAAAATTCAATTAGCACTCGAACTATTAAATGTGAAGGATTATTCGTTATTGGAATTATGCGAGGAAGTAGGCATTGTCAATGAAGGTTACTTTTGCAAACTTTTTAAAGAATATACGGGGGATACGCCCAAGCAATACCGGATCAAAATGACACGGTAG
- a CDS encoding FAD-dependent oxidoreductase, which translates to MELMKADVTVVGGGIAGICAAIAAARQGLQVSLINDRPVLGGNASSEVRVHINGSAYLGNSPSYYAREGGLVEELKLKIFHYNPLYNKKLMLSLSDTVLLDMVYDEPNISLFLNTCVHETGMENGRIKWVEGLQLASERKFRFESPTYIDCSGDGIVGYQAGADFRWGREAKHEYKEELAPEVADHYTMGDTILFQARNVDYPVPYKRPGFAYDITKLEFFDSIRKGLNHRSFPRKINGLGGLWWLEYGGHMDIIKNNEDIALELRKLVYGIWDYIKNSGEFDDVDNLILDYVCPIPGKRESRRFIGEHMLSQNDLTAKPHFEDAVSVGGWYMDLHANKGIYDEGPATAWNFVPGLYNIPFRSLFSRNIPNLMFAGRNISATHAAFGSTRVMATCGCMGQAVGTAAALCVKYETDPAAIVKAHMGELQRQLLRDGQTIVGLQEPLDPYFADGLTIRASSQRSYEHLHPTEEISLEKTLCLVLPIQTSVAKSVQIKIKNRSEHSETLQVKLFGGERKENYIPVSELKGYNLVITAGYDDWITLDFSCKKPADDKIYIVLEGTTSLAVYGNEEQMTGAVSFYYRPEEPSRLKKLNKSICFKDLSPSQNMYNPANVVNGFSRPYGLPNGWISERSEGQEWLEFGFASPKNLDEIHLVFNSQLNLEHFDDPIEPLIQDYDVTLTLEDGTESEINIRGNYLSLNKHQVHAKGVTRIRFDFCATYGSPYYEVFAVKFFAPKNAK; encoded by the coding sequence ATGGAGCTTATGAAAGCAGATGTAACCGTCGTAGGTGGAGGTATTGCAGGGATATGCGCTGCCATTGCAGCTGCACGCCAAGGTCTGCAGGTTTCACTTATTAATGATCGACCGGTTCTTGGGGGAAATGCGAGCAGCGAGGTAAGGGTTCATATCAACGGGTCGGCATATCTCGGAAACAGTCCATCCTACTATGCTCGTGAAGGCGGGTTGGTAGAAGAACTCAAGCTGAAGATATTTCATTACAATCCGTTATACAACAAGAAACTTATGCTTTCGCTTTCGGATACGGTTTTGCTCGACATGGTTTATGATGAGCCGAACATTTCTCTATTCCTGAATACATGTGTACATGAAACGGGCATGGAGAACGGCAGAATTAAATGGGTGGAGGGCCTTCAATTAGCTTCCGAAAGAAAATTTCGTTTCGAAAGCCCAACCTATATCGATTGCTCCGGTGATGGAATTGTTGGATACCAAGCAGGTGCTGACTTCCGATGGGGAAGAGAGGCAAAGCATGAATACAAGGAGGAGCTCGCTCCAGAAGTGGCGGATCACTACACCATGGGCGATACGATTCTATTTCAAGCCCGTAACGTAGACTATCCCGTTCCTTACAAAAGGCCTGGCTTTGCGTATGATATTACGAAGCTGGAGTTTTTTGATAGTATCAGAAAAGGATTAAACCATCGGTCTTTTCCAAGAAAAATCAACGGGCTTGGCGGATTGTGGTGGCTGGAATACGGCGGACATATGGATATTATCAAGAATAATGAAGACATCGCCTTGGAACTGCGGAAATTGGTGTATGGGATATGGGATTATATCAAAAATAGCGGTGAATTTGATGATGTAGACAATCTTATCCTGGATTATGTATGCCCGATTCCGGGAAAACGGGAGTCGAGACGGTTTATAGGTGAACACATGCTGTCTCAGAACGATCTTACAGCAAAGCCTCATTTCGAAGATGCTGTATCCGTCGGAGGCTGGTATATGGATCTGCATGCGAATAAAGGCATCTACGATGAGGGGCCTGCTACAGCGTGGAATTTCGTGCCGGGATTGTATAATATCCCTTTCCGCAGCTTGTTTTCACGCAATATTCCCAATCTGATGTTCGCTGGCCGCAATATAAGCGCTACCCATGCGGCTTTTGGGTCTACAAGGGTGATGGCAACCTGTGGTTGTATGGGCCAGGCGGTAGGAACGGCTGCTGCGTTATGCGTAAAATATGAGACAGACCCCGCGGCCATCGTCAAAGCCCATATGGGTGAGCTTCAGAGGCAGCTGCTTCGAGACGGGCAAACGATTGTAGGGCTTCAAGAGCCGTTGGACCCTTATTTCGCTGACGGATTAACGATTCGTGCCTCGTCTCAGCGCAGCTATGAACATCTTCATCCAACCGAAGAGATCTCCTTGGAAAAAACGTTATGTTTGGTCTTGCCGATTCAGACATCCGTGGCTAAAAGCGTACAGATCAAGATTAAAAATAGATCCGAGCATTCGGAAACGCTGCAAGTGAAGCTGTTTGGCGGGGAGCGGAAGGAAAACTATATTCCCGTCAGCGAGCTGAAAGGCTACAACTTGGTGATTACAGCGGGTTACGATGACTGGATTACACTGGACTTCAGCTGTAAGAAGCCTGCTGATGACAAAATCTACATCGTATTGGAAGGCACGACGAGCCTTGCCGTATATGGCAATGAAGAACAAATGACAGGAGCGGTGAGCTTCTATTATAGACCGGAAGAGCCGTCCAGGCTAAAAAAGCTTAATAAGAGTATTTGTTTCAAAGACCTATCGCCCTCCCAAAATATGTATAATCCCGCGAATGTCGTCAATGGCTTCTCCAGACCTTATGGTCTGCCGAACGGCTGGATTTCGGAACGTTCGGAAGGACAGGAATGGTTGGAATTTGGTTTTGCAAGCCCCAAGAATCTGGATGAAATCCATCTTGTTTTCAATTCTCAGCTGAATTTGGAGCATTTCGACGATCCGATCGAGCCACTTATCCAGGATTATGATGTGACCTTAACTTTAGAAGACGGAACCGAGAGTGAAATTAATATCCGTGGGAATTATCTGTCGTTGAATAAACATCAGGTGCATGCAAAAGGTGTAACCCGAATCCGGTTTGATTTTTGTGCAACGTATGGTTCGCCTTATTATGAAGTGTTTGCTGTAAAATTTTTTGCTCCTAAAAATGCTAAGTGA
- a CDS encoding GDSL-type esterase/lipase family protein: protein MKEFFPRRGLPNVIQKLENGESVTIVYFGGSNTRSEGYRVMTADWLRGQYPNADIRSVNAGIDGTGSDLGCARLETDVLRHQPDLVFVEFVGNDGGVPESKARIEGIIRQIRKRSRFTDILFVYTVKERDVTSFQSGEYQKGALMQDEVADYYGIPSIHLGVAVSQLVSDGKLIFTSKSDVSIPGVVIFTHDSIHPTIPEGHRIYTDTITRSFEKMRELRDHVGKVEHHLPQDPLVPDNPWEYATMLPLNIFTHFSAGWSYMTPDDFPLVREYDWLFPGLWRAVDPGEAITVEFEGTHIGLFDIGGPDSGRLKVSVDGGEPFLIDRFTPYNDHNRNQYVFLPELPNGKHTVCFEIDHEKTNKAAVFEASGNERSMEHVRQHPAWYDQTVIQLGKLLLVQPPL, encoded by the coding sequence ATGAAGGAATTTTTTCCTCGAAGAGGGCTGCCTAATGTCATTCAGAAGTTGGAAAATGGAGAAAGTGTGACCATCGTCTATTTTGGCGGCAGTAATACGCGTTCGGAAGGGTACAGGGTCATGACGGCGGATTGGCTACGCGGGCAATATCCCAATGCGGATATCCGCTCTGTGAATGCAGGTATTGATGGGACAGGATCGGACCTCGGCTGCGCCCGTTTGGAGACCGATGTACTGCGTCATCAGCCTGATCTTGTGTTTGTTGAATTTGTTGGTAACGATGGAGGAGTTCCCGAATCCAAGGCGCGGATCGAAGGGATTATCCGACAGATCCGCAAGCGCAGCCGGTTTACCGATATCCTGTTTGTATATACGGTTAAGGAGCGGGATGTGACCTCATTTCAATCCGGCGAATACCAGAAGGGAGCTCTTATGCAAGATGAAGTCGCCGACTATTATGGTATTCCTTCGATTCATCTGGGCGTAGCGGTGAGTCAATTGGTATCGGATGGAAAGCTTATTTTCACCTCAAAGTCAGATGTATCCATCCCCGGAGTCGTTATTTTCACACATGATTCGATCCATCCAACGATTCCCGAAGGACATCGGATTTACACAGATACAATCACACGGTCGTTTGAGAAAATGAGAGAACTTCGAGATCACGTGGGAAAGGTCGAACATCACTTGCCGCAGGACCCTTTGGTCCCGGACAATCCTTGGGAGTATGCAACCATGCTGCCACTGAATATTTTTACTCATTTCTCCGCAGGGTGGTCTTACATGACCCCTGATGATTTTCCTTTAGTGCGTGAGTATGATTGGTTGTTCCCCGGTCTGTGGCGAGCAGTTGATCCCGGTGAGGCGATCACAGTGGAGTTTGAGGGAACACACATCGGCTTATTCGATATCGGGGGGCCGGATTCTGGCCGATTGAAGGTGTCGGTGGATGGAGGGGAGCCCTTTCTTATCGATCGATTCACACCCTATAACGATCATAATCGAAATCAATATGTTTTCTTGCCGGAGCTCCCAAATGGGAAACATACGGTTTGCTTCGAGATCGATCACGAGAAGACAAACAAAGCGGCCGTGTTTGAGGCAAGCGGCAATGAACGAAGTATGGAGCATGTTCGGCAGCATCCGGCTTGGTATGATCAAACGGTCATTCAGCTTGGAAAGTTGCTATTGGTGCAGCCGCCATTATAA
- the pyrH gene encoding UMP kinase, which yields MSRYKRVLVKLSGGAVAGNSEFGFEPERLDHIADEIMSVVNLGVEVSLVIGGGNIFRGNMAESWGIDRAEADNIGTLATVVNSLMLRGVLKAKTKKEVRVMTAIPITSVAEPYIRLRAIHHLEKGYIVIFAGGNGQPYVTTDYPSVQRAIEVNCDALLVAKQGVDGVLNADPKFDKDARKFHSLHYNDVLKHNLKVMDQSAFILARDYNLPMHVFNFDKPGSMKEICEGKNNGTIISGESVSELE from the coding sequence TTGTCAAGGTATAAAAGGGTTCTCGTTAAGCTAAGTGGTGGAGCAGTAGCAGGAAACTCTGAATTTGGTTTTGAGCCAGAAAGGTTAGACCATATTGCGGATGAAATTATGTCAGTAGTAAATTTAGGCGTTGAAGTATCGTTAGTTATAGGTGGGGGTAACATTTTCAGAGGTAATATGGCGGAAAGCTGGGGGATAGATAGGGCAGAAGCTGATAACATTGGGACGCTTGCGACTGTAGTAAATAGTTTAATGCTTCGTGGAGTTCTTAAAGCCAAGACCAAAAAGGAAGTGCGAGTAATGACGGCAATACCTATTACTTCAGTTGCAGAACCATACATCCGTCTAAGAGCAATTCACCATCTAGAAAAAGGCTATATTGTAATTTTTGCAGGGGGGAACGGTCAACCTTACGTTACAACAGACTATCCTTCAGTACAAAGAGCCATCGAGGTTAATTGTGACGCTTTATTAGTTGCAAAGCAAGGTGTTGATGGTGTTCTTAATGCAGACCCTAAATTTGATAAAGATGCAAGGAAATTTCATTCGCTTCATTACAACGACGTTTTAAAACACAACTTAAAGGTAATGGACCAATCAGCTTTCATTTTAGCAAGAGACTACAATCTGCCAATGCATGTGTTTAACTTCGATAAACCAGGCTCGATGAAAGAAATTTGTGAAGGTAAGAATAACGGTACGATAATTAGTGGCGAATCAGTTTCAGAGTTGGAATGA